GATGCCGTCGGAGCCGCCGGTGTGCGAGGGGTGCCGCAGCATCCGGCGTACCGACTGCTCTCCCTCCGGCCCCTCGTCGGGCCGGGCGGACACGACCCCGGCCTCCAGCCGCGTCTCCGTCAGGAGGCGGCGGCAGAACTCGGCGGGCGTCACCCCGTCCCGCTCGGCCGCCGCGACCATGGTCAGGCCCTCGGCCCACTCCAGCCCGGGCGCGTGCGAGACGGTCAGCCGCGGCCAGGTGTCCTCCAGCGACGGCCACCAGCCGTCCAGCTCGTCGGACGCGATCATCTCCAGCGCCCGGTCCGTCTCGGCGCCCGGCACGGAGTCCGGGAGCACGACCATGGCCAGGATGGTGTTGCCGCGCAGGTAGGGGTAGGTGTCGAAGGTGAGGTCCACTCCCTTGCCGAGCGCCTCCTCGACCAGCGGCAGCAGCACGTCCGCGGGGCCGTGCAGGTGGGAGACGTGGACGGCGGCTCCCGAGCGCTCGGCGATGTCCATGACCTCGGCCATGCCCACGCTTGCCCGCGCGCCGTAGGCCCGCATGTGGGTGACGTACGGGAGCGCGCCGAGCGGGGCGCACAGGGCGGCCAGCTCCTCGGCGGTGGCGTAGCGGCCCGGGAGGTATTCGAGCCCGCTGGACAGTCCGGCCGCACCTTCGGACAGGCCCCGCTCGACCTGCCGCAGCATGGCCGCCAGGTCTTCGCCGGCAGGCCGATCGGATGAGGGCCCCATGACGTCGTAGCGGATGGTGCCGTGCGGGAGGAGGTAGGCGGTGTTCAGCGCCACGGCGCGGTCGTAGCCGTCGAGCAGCTCCCCCACGGTCAACGGCCCATCGGACGGGACGCTCCCTGGCAGCGGGCCGTTGACGGCGGCGAAGTACCGGGCGGCGTAGGCGACGGTCGCGGCGGAGCCGGGGGCGAAGGACAGACCGTCCTGCCCGAGCACGAACGTGGTCACGCCCTGCCGGAGCGCCGCCCGCTGCACCCCCGGGTCGAACACGGCCGCGTCCCCGTGGGCGTGGCAGTCCACGAAGCCGGGCGCGACGAACCGCCCCGTCGCGTCGATCACGGCCTCCGCCTGCGCGCCGTCGAGCCTCCCGACCGCCGCGATCCTGCCGCCCGCGACCGCCACATCCGCCCGGTACGGCGGGGCGCCCGTGCCGTCGAGCACCCGGCCGCCGCTGATGACTACGTCGAAGCTCACTCCAAGATTCAATCAGAGCCGCGCGAGTACGCCGGGGCGCATTGCGCGTACTTGTCGATGGGCCGGGCGGCCAGCACGTCGCGGGCGCGGGCCCGGTCCACGTTCCAGCCGTTCCAGGGGTCGGGACGGTCGAGCCCGTTGGCCGCGATCACGTCGCCGAGCACGCAACTGCGCTGCGGCTCGGGCAGCCTGTCCAGGGCCGGCACCGCCTCCGCGCCGAGGTCGCCCAGGTAGTCGGAGTCCATCTTGGTGACGCCGCGCACCTCGACCTGCGTGCGGGCGACCTGCAGGTCGGGGTTCACGAGGGCGAACGCGCCCAGGCTCAGCCCGGTGACGAGCACGACCGTACGCGGGAGCCAGCCGGAGCCGCGGCCCAGGAGCCGGGCCGCACCGGCCAGCAGCACCAGCGCGAACAGCGCGCCCAGCCACCACACCGTGGCCTGCACGGACAGGCGCAGCCTGGACAGGCCGTAGGCGTCGGTGTAGAGGCTCATGCGGTGCAGGGCCGAGGCCAGCACCACCATGGTCAGCCCGCACAGCACGCCGAGCAGCACCGCCAGCAGCAGGCGCTCGCGCCGCTCCACCTTGAGCAGCCCGGCGGCGACCGCCACGATGCCCAGCACGAACACGCTGACCACCACGAGCTGGAAGAACCCCTGCCTGGCATATTCGGCGTAGGTCAGCCCGGCCGTCTTCAGCACCCAGGCGTTGCCACCGAACAGCGCGGTGATCTGGACCGCCACGAAAGAGGCGAACAGCAGGTTCACCGCCGTGAGCGGCACCATCCAGACACTCCTGCTCACCCTGAACTTCGTGTCGGGCCCCACCGGGTCGACCACGGGCCTGAGCGCGACCAGCACCACGGCGGCCAGCACCACGGCGAACAGCACGAACAGGAAGATCCGCAGCGGCGCCGAGTCCGCCCAGTCCGGCGCGGTGGTCAGCCGCTCCAGGAAGGAGGCGAAGACCGCGTCCGCCGACGCGAACAGCAGCCCGAACACCAGAAGCAGCACCGCGGTGATGCCCAGCGTGGCCAGCGCCGGCATGACGCGCCGCTTGGGCGACATCCGCTTGAACGGCTCCGCCAGGAACCACGCCACCGGGCCCAGGGCGGCGAGCAGCACGGACACACCGCCCCTGATCACGCCGAGCCAACCGGCCCCGGCTCCCGACACGGCCAGCGCGCCCAGCCCGGCCCCCGCCACGAGCAGGATCGCGACCAGCCAGTCGGCGTCGCGCACCGCCGCCATGGAGATCAGGAAGTACGCCGTCACCCCGAAGGCCACCGTCCACGGCGTCATCCGCCGTATCACGGCGGGCAGCGCCGCCGCCCCCAGCACCATGGAGACCAGCACGATCCCCAGCCCGACCTGCGCGTCCGGCAGCGCCACCGCCGCGAACACCCCCGCCCCGGCCGCCGCGGGCAGCAGCCAGCGGGGCGGCTCGGGGAGTTGGGGCCTGGGGAAGAGCGGCGGGGGCACGTACGGGGGCGGTCCGGCCTGCTGCCGGTACGGCCCCTGCGCCGCCTGACTTGCCGGACCGTGCGCCGCCTGGCCCGCCTGACCCGCCTGACTGTGCGCCGGGCCGCCGGCCTGAGCCTGCCCCGAAGGACCGCCGCCCTGGGCATGTGCCACGGGACCTCCCACCTGCTGCGCCGAGAAACCGGGACCGGCGCCGTGTGCCTGCGCCTGCCCTGAAGGGCCGCTCTGGGCCGAGGGACCAC
The nucleotide sequence above comes from Nonomuraea helvata. Encoded proteins:
- a CDS encoding D-aminoacylase, which encodes MSFDVVISGGRVLDGTGAPPYRADVAVAGGRIAAVGRLDGAQAEAVIDATGRFVAPGFVDCHAHGDAAVFDPGVQRAALRQGVTTFVLGQDGLSFAPGSAATVAYAARYFAAVNGPLPGSVPSDGPLTVGELLDGYDRAVALNTAYLLPHGTIRYDVMGPSSDRPAGEDLAAMLRQVERGLSEGAAGLSSGLEYLPGRYATAEELAALCAPLGALPYVTHMRAYGARASVGMAEVMDIAERSGAAVHVSHLHGPADVLLPLVEEALGKGVDLTFDTYPYLRGNTILAMVVLPDSVPGAETDRALEMIASDELDGWWPSLEDTWPRLTVSHAPGLEWAEGLTMVAAAERDGVTPAEFCRRLLTETRLEAGVVSARPDEGPEGEQSVRRMLRHPSHTGGSDGIYVGGHPHPRGFGAFARFLGRHVRELADWTWEQAAVHLASHPARRFGLADRGLVRNGFAADVVVFDPATVEDRATYEAPRTLAAGIDDVLVSGVRVLAGGELTGATPGRALRP